In a single window of the Perca flavescens isolate YP-PL-M2 chromosome 18, PFLA_1.0, whole genome shotgun sequence genome:
- the LOC114572900 gene encoding interferon-induced protein 44-like, producing MGLECNSNRHRKVYVKDIKQAMKGHVKDGYTFNPERKISKEDQYYNPAPTANDKVHVLVCVVDASAVSQMSPKAIETLQDIREEASDLNIPQMAILTKIDLICPEIKNDVKNVYRSKILKKKMEEFSAAVGYPMNSIFPVKNYHEEINFNNDIDSLILSAVRDLINLGQSEC from the exons ATGGGGCTGGAATGCAACagcaacagacacagaaaagtCTATGTCAAAGATATCAAACAGGCGATGAAGGGACATGTGAAAGACGGATACAcg TTCAATCCTGAACGTAAGATATCAAAGGAGGATCAATACTACAACCCAGCCCCAACTGCCAATGACAAAGTGCACGTTCTGGTTTGTGTCGTTGATGCCAGCGCTGTATCTCAGATGAGTCCTAAAGCTATAGAGACACTGCAGGACATCAGAGAGGAGGCCTCTGACTTGA ATATTCCTCAAATGGCCATTCTCACCAAAATTGACTTAATTTGTCCGGAGATTAAAAATGATGTAAAGAATGTCTACAGGAGCAAGATACTAAAGAAAAag ATGGAGGAGTTCAGTGCAGCGGTGGGTTATCCCATGAACAGCATCTTCCCTGTGAAGAACTACCATGAAGAAATCAACTTCAACAATGACATTGACTCACTGATCCTGAGCGCCGTGAGAGACCTCATCAACTTGGGTCAGTCTGAATGTTGA
- the LOC114572901 gene encoding interferon-induced protein 44: MEGNKLEVSINKQSDLQYVKDYRPQTEGLQHRILLHGPVGAGKSSFINSVQSVVKGTTSKKAGAANISGSSYTRKYTTYRIQKDGQNTFHPLVLNDTMGLECNSNRRKKVYVKDIKQAMKGRVRDGYTFNPECKISKEDPKYNPDPTANDKVHILLCVVDASAVSQMSPKAIETLQDIREEASDLDIPQVAILTKIDLICPEIKKDVKNVYRSKILKKRMEEFSAAVGYPMNSIFPVKNYHEEINFNSDIDSLILSSLRDIIDNLGSS; encoded by the exons ATGGAGGGAAATAAACTGGAGGTGAGTAT AAACAAACAGAGTGATCTGCAGTATGTGAAGGACTACAGACCTCAGACTGAAGGCCTGCAGCACAGGATTCTTCTTCATGGTCCAGTTGGAGCTGGAAAGTCCAGTTTCATCAACTCTGTCCAAAGTGTCGTAAAAGGCACAACGTCCAAAAAGGCTGGGGCGGCTAACATCTCTGGCAGCTCTTATACCAGAAAG TACACAACCTACAGGATCCAAAAGGATGGACAGAATACCTTTCACCCTTTGGTTCTCAATGACACCATGGGGCTGGAATGCAACAGCAACAGACGCAAAAAAGTCTATGTCAAAGATATCAAACAGGCGATGAAGGGACGTGTGAGAGACGGATACAcg TTCAATCCTGAATGTAAGATATCAAAGGAGGATCCAAAATACAACCCAGACCCAACTGCCAACGACAAAGTGCACATTCTGCTTTGTGTCGTTGATGCCAGCGCAGTATCTCAGATGAGTCCTAAAGCTATAGAGACACTGCAGGACATCAGAGAGGAGGCCTCTGACCTGG ATATTCCTCAAGTGGCCATTCTCACCAAAATTGACTTAATCTGTCCGGAGATTAAAAAGGATGTAAAGAATGTCTACAGGAGCAAGATACTAAAGAAAAGG ATGGAGGAGTTCAGTGCAGCGGTGGGTTATCCCATGAACAGCATCTTCCCTGTGAAGAACTACCATGAAGAAATCAACTTCAACAGTGACATTGACTCACTGATCCTGAGCTCCCTGAGAGACATCATCGACAACTTGG GGTCCAGCTGA